In a genomic window of Gambusia affinis linkage group LG04, SWU_Gaff_1.0, whole genome shotgun sequence:
- the LOC122829619 gene encoding polymeric immunoglobulin receptor-like isoform X2 — MWSRQLIIICTALSFVISAEGLIEVFGYEGRDVKITCRYDEGYQNYEKYLCKNECGYSDVLITTTQKNKGKYSITDNIKIRVVTVTISDLQSRDAGKYKCGIIVWGTDLYSEVKLHIKEDRCCNNVNKIQSIEEGSVTISCPYDSQSVNKLKFLCRGNRPSTCLQQAVITSSNTQNGRFRLSDDRKSTIFTVTISSLTLEDSGSYLCGVQRNSGFDDFSAVELEVKEWCCVESKNMSGIVGRAVTFQCPYPHHHRNNMMFLCKGDQRSNCTYMTYQGRFTLHNDNETFFSVVITKLEAEDSGTYWCRSDSEWSVGNYTQFHLTVEEAEQRGVSEEFIIEAAYWLFAALPVLLLILIIILVKVCKTKRRQLKAVDMNTSKLEAVDAQDVTSEEDMYKNQNVAAMFSQQKRMQGTHFLSGDAEEDKLYESPDDPPVRSQRRACKEQRSVHIYEDYEDEAQYENISTTEDIYCNEFFSKTQR; from the exons ATGTGGAGCCGTCAACTCATCATCATCTGCA cagctctgagttTTGTGATCAGTGCTGAAGGTTTGATTGAAGTGTTTGGATACGAGGGAAGAGATGTAAAGATTACATGTCGCTATGATGAGGGATATCAGAACTATGAAAAATACCTTTGTAAGAATGAATGTGGCTACAGTGACGTTCTCAttacaacaacacagaaaaataaaggaaaatattccATCACTGATAATATAAAGATCAGAGTCGTCACAGTGACCATCTCTGATCTTCAATCACGTGATGCTGGGAAATACAAGTGTGGAATCATAGTGTGGGGAACAGATCTCTACAGTGAAGTAAAACTGCACATAAAAGAAG ACAGATGTTGCAACAACgtgaataaaatccaaagtatTGAGGAAGGTTCAGTGACCATCAGCTGTCCGTACGACTCTCAGTCTGTCAACAAGCTGAAgttcctctgcagaggaaaccGACCCTCCACTTGTCTTCAGCAGGCAGTGATCACCTCTAGCAACACACAAAATGGACGATTCAGACTCTCTGATGACAGGAAGTCAACAATATTCACAGTGACCATTTCCAGTCTGACCCTGGAGGATTCTGGGTCGTATCTTTGTGGAGTCCAGAGAAACTCAGGATTTGATGATTTCTCTGCTGTTgagctggaggtcaaag agtgGTGCTGTGTGGAGTCAAAGAACATGAGTGGCATTGTGGGACGTGCTGTAACCTTCCAGTGTCCTTATCCACATCATCATCGTAACAATATGATGTTCCTCTGCAAAGGAGACCAGCGCAGCAACTGCACATACATGACTTATCAAGGAAGATTCACACTGCATAATGATAATGAGACCTTTTTTTCTGTGGTGATCACAAAACTGGAAGCAGAGGATTCTGGGACATACTGGTGCAGATCAGACTCTGAGTGGAGTGTTGGAAACTACACCCAGTTTCATCTGACTGTGG AGGAAGCAGAACAGCGCGGTGTGTCAGAGGAGTTCATAATAGAAG CTGCATACTGGCTTTTCGCTGCTCTTCCTGTTCTGCTGCTGATACTGATAATCATCCTGGTCAAAGTTTGCAAGACCAAACGTCGCCAGTTGAAAG CAGTCGACATGAACACAAGCAAACTGGAGGCAGTAGATGCACAAGACGTGACGAGTGAGGAAGAC ATgtacaaaaatcaaaatgttgctGCGATGTTCTCGCAGCAGAAGAGGATGCAGGGCACACATTTCCTCTCTGGAGACGCAGAGGAAGACAAA CTTTATGAAAGTCCTGATGATCCTCCAGTGCGCTCACAGCGGAGGGCCTGCAAAGAGCAGAGATCTGTTCACATCTATGAGGACTATGAAGATGAAGctcaatatgaaaacatttcaacaactGAGGACATTTACTGCAATGAGTTCTTTTCAAAGACTCAGAGATAA
- the LOC122829619 gene encoding polymeric immunoglobulin receptor-like isoform X1, translated as MWSRQLIIICTALSFVISAEGLIEVFGYEGRDVKITCRYDEGYQNYEKYLCKNECGYSDVLITTTQKNKGKYSITDNIKIRVVTVTISDLQSRDAGKYKCGIIVWGTDLYSEVKLHIKEDRCCNNVNKIQSIEEGSVTISCPYDSQSVNKLKFLCRGNRPSTCLQQAVITSSNTQNGRFRLSDDRKSTIFTVTISSLTLEDSGSYLCGVQRNSGFDDFSAVELEVKEWCCVESKNMSGIVGRAVTFQCPYPHHHRNNMMFLCKGDQRSNCTYMTYQGRFTLHNDNETFFSVVITKLEAEDSGTYWCRSDSEWSVGNYTQFHLTVEEAEQRGVSEEFIIEAAYWLFAALPVLLLILIIILVKVCKTKRRQLKAAVDMNTSKLEAVDAQDVTSEEDMYKNQNVAAMFSQQKRMQGTHFLSGDAEEDKLYESPDDPPVRSQRRACKEQRSVHIYEDYEDEAQYENISTTEDIYCNEFFSKTQR; from the exons ATGTGGAGCCGTCAACTCATCATCATCTGCA cagctctgagttTTGTGATCAGTGCTGAAGGTTTGATTGAAGTGTTTGGATACGAGGGAAGAGATGTAAAGATTACATGTCGCTATGATGAGGGATATCAGAACTATGAAAAATACCTTTGTAAGAATGAATGTGGCTACAGTGACGTTCTCAttacaacaacacagaaaaataaaggaaaatattccATCACTGATAATATAAAGATCAGAGTCGTCACAGTGACCATCTCTGATCTTCAATCACGTGATGCTGGGAAATACAAGTGTGGAATCATAGTGTGGGGAACAGATCTCTACAGTGAAGTAAAACTGCACATAAAAGAAG ACAGATGTTGCAACAACgtgaataaaatccaaagtatTGAGGAAGGTTCAGTGACCATCAGCTGTCCGTACGACTCTCAGTCTGTCAACAAGCTGAAgttcctctgcagaggaaaccGACCCTCCACTTGTCTTCAGCAGGCAGTGATCACCTCTAGCAACACACAAAATGGACGATTCAGACTCTCTGATGACAGGAAGTCAACAATATTCACAGTGACCATTTCCAGTCTGACCCTGGAGGATTCTGGGTCGTATCTTTGTGGAGTCCAGAGAAACTCAGGATTTGATGATTTCTCTGCTGTTgagctggaggtcaaag agtgGTGCTGTGTGGAGTCAAAGAACATGAGTGGCATTGTGGGACGTGCTGTAACCTTCCAGTGTCCTTATCCACATCATCATCGTAACAATATGATGTTCCTCTGCAAAGGAGACCAGCGCAGCAACTGCACATACATGACTTATCAAGGAAGATTCACACTGCATAATGATAATGAGACCTTTTTTTCTGTGGTGATCACAAAACTGGAAGCAGAGGATTCTGGGACATACTGGTGCAGATCAGACTCTGAGTGGAGTGTTGGAAACTACACCCAGTTTCATCTGACTGTGG AGGAAGCAGAACAGCGCGGTGTGTCAGAGGAGTTCATAATAGAAG CTGCATACTGGCTTTTCGCTGCTCTTCCTGTTCTGCTGCTGATACTGATAATCATCCTGGTCAAAGTTTGCAAGACCAAACGTCGCCAGTTGAAAG CAGCAGTCGACATGAACACAAGCAAACTGGAGGCAGTAGATGCACAAGACGTGACGAGTGAGGAAGAC ATgtacaaaaatcaaaatgttgctGCGATGTTCTCGCAGCAGAAGAGGATGCAGGGCACACATTTCCTCTCTGGAGACGCAGAGGAAGACAAA CTTTATGAAAGTCCTGATGATCCTCCAGTGCGCTCACAGCGGAGGGCCTGCAAAGAGCAGAGATCTGTTCACATCTATGAGGACTATGAAGATGAAGctcaatatgaaaacatttcaacaactGAGGACATTTACTGCAATGAGTTCTTTTCAAAGACTCAGAGATAA
- the LOC122829619 gene encoding polymeric immunoglobulin receptor-like isoform X3: MWSRQLIIICTLSFVISAEGLIEVFGYEGRDVKITCRYDEGYQNYEKYLCKNECGYSDVLITTTQKNKGKYSITDNIKIRVVTVTISDLQSRDAGKYKCGIIVWGTDLYSEVKLHIKEDRCCNNVNKIQSIEEGSVTISCPYDSQSVNKLKFLCRGNRPSTCLQQAVITSSNTQNGRFRLSDDRKSTIFTVTISSLTLEDSGSYLCGVQRNSGFDDFSAVELEVKEWCCVESKNMSGIVGRAVTFQCPYPHHHRNNMMFLCKGDQRSNCTYMTYQGRFTLHNDNETFFSVVITKLEAEDSGTYWCRSDSEWSVGNYTQFHLTVEEAEQRGVSEEFIIEAAYWLFAALPVLLLILIIILVKVCKTKRRQLKAAVDMNTSKLEAVDAQDVTSEEDMYKNQNVAAMFSQQKRMQGTHFLSGDAEEDKLYESPDDPPVRSQRRACKEQRSVHIYEDYEDEAQYENISTTEDIYCNEFFSKTQR; the protein is encoded by the exons ATGTGGAGCCGTCAACTCATCATCATCTGCA ctctgagttTTGTGATCAGTGCTGAAGGTTTGATTGAAGTGTTTGGATACGAGGGAAGAGATGTAAAGATTACATGTCGCTATGATGAGGGATATCAGAACTATGAAAAATACCTTTGTAAGAATGAATGTGGCTACAGTGACGTTCTCAttacaacaacacagaaaaataaaggaaaatattccATCACTGATAATATAAAGATCAGAGTCGTCACAGTGACCATCTCTGATCTTCAATCACGTGATGCTGGGAAATACAAGTGTGGAATCATAGTGTGGGGAACAGATCTCTACAGTGAAGTAAAACTGCACATAAAAGAAG ACAGATGTTGCAACAACgtgaataaaatccaaagtatTGAGGAAGGTTCAGTGACCATCAGCTGTCCGTACGACTCTCAGTCTGTCAACAAGCTGAAgttcctctgcagaggaaaccGACCCTCCACTTGTCTTCAGCAGGCAGTGATCACCTCTAGCAACACACAAAATGGACGATTCAGACTCTCTGATGACAGGAAGTCAACAATATTCACAGTGACCATTTCCAGTCTGACCCTGGAGGATTCTGGGTCGTATCTTTGTGGAGTCCAGAGAAACTCAGGATTTGATGATTTCTCTGCTGTTgagctggaggtcaaag agtgGTGCTGTGTGGAGTCAAAGAACATGAGTGGCATTGTGGGACGTGCTGTAACCTTCCAGTGTCCTTATCCACATCATCATCGTAACAATATGATGTTCCTCTGCAAAGGAGACCAGCGCAGCAACTGCACATACATGACTTATCAAGGAAGATTCACACTGCATAATGATAATGAGACCTTTTTTTCTGTGGTGATCACAAAACTGGAAGCAGAGGATTCTGGGACATACTGGTGCAGATCAGACTCTGAGTGGAGTGTTGGAAACTACACCCAGTTTCATCTGACTGTGG AGGAAGCAGAACAGCGCGGTGTGTCAGAGGAGTTCATAATAGAAG CTGCATACTGGCTTTTCGCTGCTCTTCCTGTTCTGCTGCTGATACTGATAATCATCCTGGTCAAAGTTTGCAAGACCAAACGTCGCCAGTTGAAAG CAGCAGTCGACATGAACACAAGCAAACTGGAGGCAGTAGATGCACAAGACGTGACGAGTGAGGAAGAC ATgtacaaaaatcaaaatgttgctGCGATGTTCTCGCAGCAGAAGAGGATGCAGGGCACACATTTCCTCTCTGGAGACGCAGAGGAAGACAAA CTTTATGAAAGTCCTGATGATCCTCCAGTGCGCTCACAGCGGAGGGCCTGCAAAGAGCAGAGATCTGTTCACATCTATGAGGACTATGAAGATGAAGctcaatatgaaaacatttcaacaactGAGGACATTTACTGCAATGAGTTCTTTTCAAAGACTCAGAGATAA
- the LOC122829314 gene encoding polymeric immunoglobulin receptor-like → MWNLQNLQLMLCTALSCVSSAAGLIRVFGYEGSDVTVSCPYDPGYERYQKYLCKNSCGYSDFLIKSSQENKTKYSAYDDKRARVVAVTITDLHFGDAGGYWCGVTRAGKDIYTEVKLEVKADRCCDKVNKIQSIEEGSVTISCPYDSQFVDKLKFLCRGNRPSTCLQQAVITSSNTQNGRFRLSDDRKSTIFTVTISSLTLEDSGSYLCGVQRNSGFDDFSAVELEVKEKGEQNASGEKKLEDLPPSITAEVYEHQSSTVKTIIITTRPPASEEQAEVHYHQSTTMKTTTPLVSEELTEAPVSSAAGSIRVFGYEAEACCNKVNKIQSIEEGSVTISCPYDSQSVNKLKFLCRGNRPSTCLQQAVITSSNTQNGRFRLSDDRKSTIFTVTISSLTLEDSGSYLCGVQRNSGFDDFSAVELEVKAESCCTKTKNMSGIMEHSVTFQCPYSPQHPNDTMFLCKGDRASNCTDMTGQSRFILSNVSSSSFSVTVTKLEAGDAGMYWCGSGPGANVGNYTRFHLSVAAAVSCVTGDVISVFGYEGGALKVPCPYGPGYEDYEKYLCKSDCKVDDDVLIKSKGNNNKYSSDDNKRARTFTVTVADLRLDDAGKYWCGVTKGFTDIYKEVKLNIRPGERIKFK, encoded by the exons ATGTGGAACCTTCAAAACCTGCAGCTCATGTTGTGCA cagctctgagttGTGTGAGCAGCGCTGCAGGTTTGATCCGCGTGTTCGGATATGAGGGGAGCGATGTGACGGTTTCCTGTCCGTATGATCCAGGATATGAGAGATACCAGAAGTACCTGTGTAAGAACAGCTGTGGTTACAGTGATTTTCTTATCAAATCAtcacaggaaaataaaaccaaatactCCGCTTACGATGACAAAAGAGCAAGAGTCGTCGCAGTGACCATCACCGATCTTCATTTTGGTGATGCTGGGGGATATTGGTGTGGAGTGACCAGAGCAGGAAAAGATATCTACACTGAAGTAAAGCTGGAAGTAAAAGCAG ACAGATGCTGCgacaaagtgaataaaatccaaagtatTGAGGAAGGTTCAGTGACCATCAGCTGTCCGTACGACTCTCAGTTTGTCGACAAGCTGAAgttcctctgcagaggaaaccGACCCTCCACTTGTCTTCAGCAGGCAGTGATCACCTCTAGCAACACACAAAATGGACGATTCAGACTCTCTGATGACAGGAAGTCAACAATATTCACAGTGACCATTTCCAGTCTGACCCTGGAGGATTCTGGGTCGTATCTTTGTGGAGTCCAGAGAAACTCAGGATTTGATGATTTCTCTGCTGTTgagctggaggtcaaag AGAAAGGAGAGCAAAATgcaagtggagaaaaaaagctgGAGGATCTGCCACCAAGCATCACGGCAGAAG TTTATGAGCATCAGAGCAGCACAGTGAAAACTATCATCATTACTACCAGACCACCAGCATCAGAGGAACAGGCTGAAG TGCATTATCATCAGAGCACCACAATGAAAACTACAACACCACTGGTTTCTGAGGAACTGACTGAAG CACCTGTGAGCAGCGCTGCAGGTTCGATCCGGGTGTTTGGATATGAGGCGGAGGC ATGTTGcaacaaagtgaataaaatccaaagtatTGAGGAAGGTTCAGTGACCATCAGCTGTCCGTACGACTCTCAGTCTGTCAACAAGCTGAAgttcctctgcagaggaaaccGACCCTCCACTTGTCTTCAGCAGGCAGTGATCACCTCTAGCAACACACAAAATGGACGATTCAGACTCTCTGATGACAGGAAGTCAACAATATTCACAGTGACCATTTCCAGTCTGACCCTGGAGGATTCTGGGTCGTATCTTTGTGGAGTCCAGAGAAACTCAGGATTTGATGATTTCTCTGCTGTTgagctggaggtcaaag cagagtcGTGCtgcacaaagacaaagaacatgAGTGGCATAATGGAGCATAGCGTGACCTTCCAGTGCCCTTATTCACCCCAGCATCCCAATGACACAATGTTCCTCTGCAAGGGAGACAGAGCCAGCAACTGCACAGACATGACGGGTCAAAGTAGGTTTATTCTGAGCAATGTTTCCTCCAGCTCTTTCTCTGTGACGGTCACAAAGCTGGAAGCAGGAGATGCTGGAATGTACTGGTGTGGCTCTGGCCCAGGGGCGAATGTTGGAAACTACACCCGCTTTCATCTTTCTGTAG CTGCTGCTGTGAGTTGTGTGACCGGTGATGTGATCTCTGTGTTCGGATATGAGGGCGGCGCTCTAAAGGTTCCCTGTCCATATGGTCCAGGATACGAGGATTATGAAAAGTACCTGTGCAAGAGCGACTGCAAAGTTGATGATGACGttctaattaaatcaaaaggaaataacaacaaatactCAAGCGATGATAACAAAAGAGCAAGAACCTTCACAGTGACCGTTGCAGACCTTCGTCTTGATGATGCTGGAAAATACTGGTGTGGAGTGACCAAAGGCTTTACAGATATATACAAGGAAGTAAAGCTGAACATAAGACCAGGTGAAAGAATAAAGTTCAAATAA